The Sphingobium sp. BYY-5 genome contains a region encoding:
- a CDS encoding HAMP domain-containing sensor histidine kinase, whose protein sequence is MIGRPTSLRGLTIAFLALFLTVTLAAGFGTFFATLSMINVLVDKRIETESHTLAPAGTGTDREELRRRIVVMTSRRDTADLGMLLTDAQGHVIAGNSRFTRVPPLGFSSLSRRDRIEGLSAGRVLVRDIGGGMRLAIFAETEPIDDYFAVRRRIYVAGFGAIVVVVLAGLLLFHRLIGERIGQMRHTAESIVEGDLSRRVPIAGDGGAFDQQAAALNHMLDRMNMLMAEVRNVSNDISHELRTPLARLRNTLSLLEQQVEAAPIRDELRLATEQADELLGMFGAMLRIAEIESGSRRAGFQPLAIDALIEEMVDMVRPLAEEGGHPVMIGRCDAVSLTGDRQLLSQMLLNLLENAVRHTPDGTGISVSAEKRDSAVILTVADAGPGIAVDQRALVMRRFSRLDHSGQRSGHGLGLPLADAIVRLHRGTMTLEDGGPGLRPGLRIVIRLPV, encoded by the coding sequence ATGATCGGTCGGCCGACTTCGCTGCGTGGGCTGACGATCGCCTTTCTGGCCCTGTTTCTGACAGTGACCCTGGCCGCTGGATTCGGCACCTTCTTCGCGACGCTGTCGATGATCAACGTGCTGGTGGACAAGCGGATCGAGACGGAAAGCCACACGCTCGCGCCGGCGGGAACTGGAACCGACCGAGAGGAATTGCGGCGCCGGATCGTCGTGATGACGAGTCGGCGCGATACCGCTGATCTGGGAATGCTGCTCACAGACGCGCAGGGGCATGTCATCGCCGGAAATTCGCGTTTTACTCGCGTACCGCCATTGGGATTTTCGTCCCTGAGCCGGCGGGACCGGATCGAAGGCCTCAGCGCCGGGCGCGTGCTGGTCCGGGATATCGGTGGCGGGATGCGGCTCGCCATATTTGCTGAAACCGAACCGATCGACGATTATTTTGCCGTACGGCGACGCATTTATGTGGCGGGGTTCGGCGCGATCGTGGTCGTCGTTCTCGCCGGGTTGCTTCTGTTCCATCGCCTGATCGGCGAACGGATCGGCCAGATGCGCCACACCGCCGAATCCATCGTCGAGGGCGATCTTTCCCGTCGCGTGCCCATCGCCGGGGATGGCGGGGCGTTCGACCAGCAGGCCGCGGCCCTCAACCATATGCTCGATCGCATGAATATGTTGATGGCCGAAGTCCGTAATGTGTCCAACGATATCTCGCACGAACTGCGCACGCCCCTGGCCAGGCTGCGCAATACGCTCTCCCTCCTGGAGCAGCAGGTGGAGGCGGCGCCGATCCGCGATGAACTGCGACTGGCAACGGAGCAGGCGGACGAACTGCTCGGCATGTTCGGCGCGATGCTGCGAATCGCCGAAATAGAGAGCGGATCGCGCAGGGCGGGGTTTCAGCCGCTGGCGATCGATGCGTTGATCGAAGAGATGGTCGACATGGTGCGCCCTCTGGCCGAAGAAGGGGGGCATCCCGTCATGATTGGGCGATGTGACGCGGTATCGCTGACCGGCGATCGCCAGCTCCTCTCGCAGATGCTGCTCAACCTGCTTGAAAATGCCGTTCGGCATACGCCTGACGGCACCGGCATATCGGTCTCCGCCGAAAAGCGGGATAGTGCCGTCATCCTGACGGTCGCCGACGCTGGTCCTGGCATCGCCGTGGATCAGCGCGCCCTCGTGATGCGCAGGTTCAGCCGGCTCGATCATAGCGGGCAGCGCAGCGGCCATGGCCTGGGCCTGCCCCTGGCCGACGCGATCGTCCGGCTGCACCGCGGGACGATGACCCTGGAGGATGGCGGTCCCGGACTCAGGCCCGGACTCAGGATCGTGATCCGGTTGCCGGTCTGA
- the cysS gene encoding cysteine--tRNA ligase — translation MSDDQHIPAPLRLFNSLTRSIEAFAPIEENHARVYSCGPTVYNYQHIGNMRAYVFADTLGRTLAFKGYRLTHVINITDVGHLTSDADQGDDKMEKAAAAQGQSAWDIAAFYTAEFKRDLAWLNVRDPARWTVATQYVPQMIEAAKQIADTHCYELPSGLYFDVSTVADYGHLARAVTEEGEGRIDEVEGKRHAADFAIWRRTPQGETRQMEWDSPWGRGAPGWHLECSVMSRVELGLPFDIHTGGIDHREIHHPNEIAQNQAIQGFDSNHGHLDCAQNSGARIWMHNNFLIDRGGKMSKSSGEFLRLQLLADRGYHPLAYRLLCLQAHYRSELEFSWDNLAAALTRLKRLVMGVEGLKARAEGVTWQSPRIDYLRANLHPRLAPLLEQFEAAIADDLMTPRALPLLEETIGMRKVPVDEKLCLIAAFDRALGLNLLTLTRADLRVQPKDAQITPEEIEAALERRTAARAEKDFALSDEIRDSLIARGVEVMDGDPLRWDWRLTLG, via the coding sequence ATGTCCGACGACCAGCATATCCCTGCGCCGCTGCGCCTGTTCAACAGCCTGACCCGTTCGATCGAGGCCTTCGCGCCGATCGAGGAAAATCATGCGCGGGTCTATAGCTGCGGACCGACCGTCTATAATTACCAACATATCGGTAACATGCGCGCCTATGTCTTCGCCGACACGCTGGGCCGCACGCTCGCCTTCAAGGGCTATCGCCTCACCCATGTCATTAACATCACCGATGTCGGCCACCTGACATCGGATGCTGATCAGGGCGATGACAAGATGGAGAAGGCTGCTGCTGCCCAAGGTCAGTCAGCCTGGGACATCGCGGCCTTCTACACCGCGGAGTTCAAGCGCGACCTTGCCTGGCTGAACGTCCGCGATCCCGCCCGCTGGACGGTCGCGACCCAGTATGTACCGCAGATGATCGAAGCGGCGAAGCAGATCGCCGACACCCATTGCTATGAACTCCCTTCGGGCCTCTATTTCGACGTCTCGACAGTCGCCGACTATGGTCATCTCGCCCGTGCCGTCACCGAAGAGGGAGAGGGACGCATCGACGAGGTCGAAGGCAAACGTCACGCGGCTGACTTCGCTATCTGGCGTAGGACGCCGCAAGGCGAGACGCGGCAGATGGAATGGGACTCGCCCTGGGGTCGCGGCGCGCCGGGCTGGCATCTCGAATGCTCGGTGATGAGCCGTGTTGAACTGGGCCTGCCTTTCGACATCCACACCGGCGGTATCGACCATCGCGAGATTCACCATCCCAACGAGATCGCGCAAAATCAGGCGATCCAGGGTTTCGATTCGAATCATGGCCATCTCGACTGCGCCCAAAACAGCGGCGCGCGCATATGGATGCACAATAACTTCCTGATCGATCGCGGCGGCAAGATGAGCAAGTCGAGCGGCGAATTTCTACGTCTGCAACTGCTCGCCGACCGAGGCTATCATCCACTGGCCTATCGCCTCCTGTGCTTGCAGGCGCATTATCGATCGGAACTGGAATTTAGCTGGGACAATCTCGCGGCAGCGCTGACACGGCTCAAGCGGCTGGTCATGGGGGTCGAGGGATTGAAGGCCCGCGCCGAGGGCGTCACCTGGCAGTCGCCCCGGATCGACTATCTGCGCGCCAACCTCCATCCCAGGCTGGCCCCGCTGCTGGAGCAGTTCGAGGCGGCGATCGCCGACGACCTGATGACGCCCCGCGCGCTGCCGCTACTGGAAGAGACGATCGGCATGAGAAAAGTGCCGGTGGACGAGAAGCTATGCCTGATCGCAGCTTTCGACCGGGCGCTGGGCCTGAATCTGCTCACGCTCACCCGCGCCGACCTGCGCGTCCAGCCCAAGGATGCACAGATCACGCCGGAAGAGATCGAGGCCGCGTTGGAACGCCGCACCGCCGCACGCGCGGAGAAGGATTTCGCCCTGTCGGACGAGATTCGTGATAGCCTGATCGCACGCGGCGTCGAGGTGATGGACGGCGATCCGCTGCGCTGGGACTGGCGGCTGACGCTGGGCTGA
- a CDS encoding TonB-dependent receptor, translated as MLNSFARAVLLAGSALASMTAPIAFAQNQAPDTTAADTPGDSGLGEIVVTATKRETNLQETPIAMAVMSTEALKDRHVQSLYDLADGAVPSLRIATFEARQSALTIGIRGIVPLDANQPAREQGVGIYVDGVYLGRQHGLNAALFDVERVEVLKGPQGTLFGRNTEGGALSIVSKAPTGEFGGRVDAGVGNYGARTGDFHLDLPKIAGFSVKVDGVIQHQDATTKNPLEGQSGWNYYNRKGLRAAVRWQPTSSITNDFSYDVARDANTPFYSQLLNYNPNGCAAGTQASQPACALPGTNYTNLTGTVKPLLPGVVVNGDTRMKTADIGVPQQPSIDKTHGFTNALKWAVSPEIELRSITAWRGVDATQWDNSGGAHRVPVVNLTSACTQAAPCAFSRYSLADLRQRQFSQELQAVGTVGSIDYVAGLYYFNEHVSDDAATPNSNGVYLNSAGQAVYTILNSCTGSGGFGSDVGCRSIDRASEVWSKSYAAYGQLTWNATDALHLTVGGRYTHDKKKGVLHYSRNINYDTNPTVAAANGYSPLDETWNRFNPMATIAYDVSNDLHVYAKYATGYRAGGASSRTSNYQAFDPEDVKSYEVGLKSDFWDHKARFNLAGYIMDRKDSQVDISSIQVTATGSFNNLVTINAPGTTKIRGIEADLTLNPIEGLTLNASYAYTYTKIPLVPITYTAGGLSTTVDQRFYIVFTPRNAASGSIDYALPFGGGDTKLKFHLDGNYSQATQAFDQFATKADASLIFNGRISLADIGVGNGRNLTLSVWGRNLFNEQYVFRRDPSNSLPGAPTSSVTTGSVNNILGDYGNFNAPRTFGVDASVKF; from the coding sequence ATGTTAAACAGTTTCGCGCGAGCGGTACTGCTCGCAGGCTCCGCATTGGCCAGCATGACCGCGCCGATCGCCTTCGCCCAAAATCAGGCGCCCGACACAACGGCGGCTGACACACCGGGCGACAGCGGCCTGGGCGAGATCGTCGTCACCGCGACCAAGCGTGAGACCAATCTTCAGGAAACGCCGATCGCCATGGCGGTCATGAGCACCGAAGCGCTCAAGGACCGCCATGTCCAGAGCCTCTATGACCTGGCTGACGGCGCCGTCCCCTCGCTGCGCATCGCGACTTTCGAAGCGCGCCAGAGCGCGCTCACCATCGGCATTCGCGGCATCGTGCCGCTGGACGCCAACCAGCCCGCGCGCGAGCAGGGCGTGGGCATCTATGTCGACGGCGTCTATCTCGGCCGCCAGCATGGCCTGAACGCCGCCCTGTTCGACGTCGAGCGCGTCGAAGTGCTGAAGGGGCCGCAGGGCACGCTGTTCGGCCGCAACACCGAAGGCGGCGCGCTCAGCATCGTCAGCAAGGCGCCGACCGGTGAGTTCGGTGGCCGCGTCGACGCGGGCGTCGGCAATTATGGCGCGCGCACCGGCGACTTCCATCTCGACCTGCCCAAGATCGCAGGGTTCAGCGTCAAGGTGGACGGCGTGATCCAGCATCAGGACGCGACCACCAAGAACCCGCTCGAAGGGCAGAGCGGCTGGAACTATTATAACCGCAAGGGCCTGCGCGCCGCGGTGCGCTGGCAGCCGACCAGCAGCATCACCAACGACTTCTCCTATGATGTCGCGCGGGACGCCAATACCCCCTTCTACAGCCAGTTGCTGAACTACAACCCCAATGGCTGCGCGGCCGGTACCCAGGCGTCGCAGCCGGCCTGCGCCCTGCCCGGCACCAATTACACCAACCTGACCGGCACGGTGAAGCCGCTGCTGCCCGGCGTGGTCGTCAATGGCGACACGCGCATGAAGACCGCCGACATCGGCGTGCCGCAGCAGCCCAGCATCGACAAGACCCACGGCTTCACCAACGCGCTGAAATGGGCAGTTTCGCCCGAAATCGAGCTGCGGTCGATCACCGCCTGGCGCGGTGTCGACGCGACCCAGTGGGACAATAGCGGTGGCGCGCATCGCGTGCCGGTGGTCAACCTGACCAGCGCCTGCACCCAGGCTGCGCCCTGCGCGTTCAGCCGCTACAGCCTCGCCGACCTGCGCCAGCGCCAGTTCAGCCAGGAACTGCAGGCGGTCGGCACCGTCGGCAGCATCGATTATGTCGCGGGCCTCTATTATTTCAACGAGCATGTCAGCGACGACGCCGCGACGCCAAACTCGAACGGCGTATATCTGAACAGCGCGGGTCAGGCCGTCTACACCATCCTGAACTCCTGCACCGGTTCGGGTGGTTTCGGCTCGGATGTCGGCTGCCGCTCCATCGACCGCGCGTCGGAAGTCTGGTCCAAAAGCTATGCGGCCTATGGTCAGTTGACCTGGAACGCGACCGATGCCCTGCACCTGACCGTCGGCGGCCGCTACACGCACGACAAGAAGAAGGGCGTGCTGCACTATTCGCGCAACATCAACTATGACACCAACCCCACGGTGGCGGCCGCGAACGGCTATTCGCCGCTCGACGAGACGTGGAACCGGTTCAACCCGATGGCGACGATCGCCTATGACGTCAGCAACGACCTGCATGTCTACGCCAAATATGCGACCGGCTATCGTGCCGGCGGCGCCAGCTCGCGCACGTCCAACTATCAGGCGTTCGATCCCGAAGACGTGAAGTCCTACGAAGTCGGCCTGAAGTCGGACTTCTGGGATCACAAGGCCCGCTTCAACCTGGCCGGCTACATCATGGACCGCAAGGACAGCCAGGTGGACATCAGCTCCATCCAGGTGACCGCGACCGGCAGCTTCAACAACCTCGTCACGATCAATGCGCCCGGCACGACCAAGATCCGCGGGATCGAGGCCGACCTGACGCTGAACCCGATCGAGGGGCTGACGCTGAACGCCTCCTACGCCTATACCTATACGAAGATCCCGCTGGTGCCGATCACCTACACGGCGGGCGGCCTGTCGACCACGGTCGACCAGCGCTTCTACATCGTCTTCACGCCGCGCAACGCGGCGAGCGGATCGATCGACTATGCGCTGCCGTTCGGCGGCGGCGACACGAAGCTGAAATTCCACCTCGATGGCAATTATTCGCAGGCGACACAGGCCTTCGACCAGTTCGCGACAAAGGCCGACGCCTCGCTGATCTTCAACGGACGCATCTCGCTCGCCGATATCGGCGTGGGCAATGGCCGCAATCTGACGCTCAGCGTCTGGGGCCGCAACCTGTTCAACGAGCAATATGTCTTCCGCCGCGATCCGTCGAACAGCCTGCCCGGCGCACCGACGAGCAGCGTGACGACCGGCAGCGTCAACAACATCCTGGGCGACTATGGCAATTTCAACGCGCCACGCACCTTCGGTGTCGATGCCAGCGTGAAATTCTAA
- a CDS encoding response regulator transcription factor, whose product MAIVAFIRIVSRLGRNVNGFLLDRVHDNLVAGIGVRRHNGDIHRWTADAFASTTAYGISIFPITVRVQQAMNMQILLVEDDKQLQQQIVTQLSQFGHDIQTADNGLAALAIIGQRAFDIVILDWMMPTIDGITVLRQLREGGMNVPVLMLTALGQVFDKVEGFNAGADDYVVKPVDPMELNARLQALLRARRINDQPTDTISAGDIVISPSRLRAWRGGQSLNLSQTEFKLLLELARNAGTVVTRPMLIERIWGHDFVPTTNIIDAHIRHLRVKLLEQGDDPISTQRGMGYLLRA is encoded by the coding sequence ATGGCGATCGTCGCGTTCATCCGAATCGTCTCCCGGCTTGGGCGGAATGTGAATGGATTCTTGCTAGATCGCGTCCATGACAACCTTGTTGCAGGCATTGGGGTGCGCCGTCATAATGGCGATATCCATCGTTGGACGGCGGATGCATTTGCTTCGACAACTGCCTATGGGATAAGCATCTTCCCTATCACGGTTCGCGTTCAACAAGCCATGAACATGCAAATCCTTCTGGTTGAAGACGACAAGCAACTGCAACAGCAGATCGTCACTCAGCTTTCTCAATTCGGTCATGATATCCAGACGGCCGACAACGGCCTCGCGGCCCTGGCCATTATCGGTCAGCGCGCCTTCGATATCGTCATTCTCGACTGGATGATGCCGACCATCGACGGAATCACCGTGCTGCGGCAATTGCGCGAGGGCGGCATGAATGTCCCGGTCCTCATGCTCACCGCGCTGGGGCAGGTGTTCGACAAGGTGGAAGGGTTCAATGCCGGCGCCGACGACTATGTGGTGAAGCCTGTCGATCCGATGGAACTTAACGCACGGCTCCAGGCGTTGTTGCGCGCGCGGCGCATCAATGACCAGCCGACCGATACGATCAGCGCAGGCGATATCGTCATCAGCCCATCCCGCCTGCGGGCCTGGCGTGGCGGACAATCCCTCAATCTGTCGCAGACGGAATTCAAGCTGTTGCTGGAACTGGCGCGCAATGCGGGCACGGTCGTTACGCGCCCCATGCTGATCGAGCGTATATGGGGCCATGATTTCGTGCCGACCACGAATATCATCGACGCACATATTCGACATCTGCGCGTGAAGCTGCTCGAACAAGGTGATGATCCGATCAGCACGCAGCGCGGCATGGGCTATCTCCTGCGCGCATGA
- a CDS encoding CHAT domain-containing tetratricopeptide repeat protein: MMLSARCSVALLVLALASSTAMAAAPPAFSASDPRHARLYALEEQASDLFNSDDYALSMSQKTRDAWNRLHAAAMRAKVKGQPHPLAGVALINLSSMDQIDGKNPDALARSNEGLALLVPFADAYPIAWMQGLSIKGYVQIALGDVSGGADTLAQASRYMDGYIARTPVDKLDSDAQMLRSNIAFTHAQALTRLGRNAEAVEAQKASMEARIAAVGPNSADTVGSYYTYAQMLQRADRDVEAEKYARLAVDVATDHVDRKHPSYARALEALGLLLSRTGRRIESLDYLQRAIAIKRETVGTDSLYFQFGLQNLASVLMPLERYADAEPLFMEAERGFRKIEGESSPQSARALAFAASASLAEGRRDETIARLNTALSRVRAGSDKDRDIGQRVYPYLILALMEAGRIEDARTTARAFAAETRQLDNAPAFPLAQAAMLSAWAEQDAGTLGERTRRLAGVLRDGAAMNDNGELTEEQRAGLDMILAVAVQTQDSALALDAMAVLAGSRIAQANRLVAQRLIEQPALAAQVRSLQDKVKALEAADSRLLKALAIDSGVAEARAGRAAVAADAEAERAAIARAYPRWVEVRGGERPDLDKLRASLGKEEALLAVMPAFDGVYMLAVSAGGTRIERAAMDRATMVALVNRLRASLTPTGFDQAAAHNLYQQIFTPGILATLGKARSLRIVPTGAFASLPFAMLPMRPVAAVGRDTPWLVRRFAIEVQPSFAIGTANRQHMAMRDQRFLGIGAPQTFANAPAGQPGITPRGGALLAANQYFRNGGAEARALAELPPLPGSLAELQAVANRFGSNHTTLLIGAEANETALRTRDLSSYGVILFATHGLVSGEMEGVTEPALVLSPTGTGDTNDDGLLTASEVAAMRIGADWVILSACNTATGDNAQSAAYSGLAQAFRYAGAGALLVSHWPVRDDASAFITLETVKGADRGLPRAVALQKAMLKLIASKRPDATQPYIWAPFILMGR; the protein is encoded by the coding sequence ATGATGCTTTCCGCGCGCTGTTCGGTTGCCCTTCTGGTGCTGGCGCTGGCGTCCTCCACGGCGATGGCCGCCGCACCGCCCGCCTTCTCGGCCAGCGATCCCCGTCATGCCCGGCTCTACGCGCTGGAGGAACAGGCGTCCGACCTGTTCAACAGCGACGATTATGCGCTGTCCATGTCGCAAAAGACCCGCGACGCCTGGAACCGGCTCCACGCCGCGGCGATGAGGGCGAAGGTGAAGGGCCAGCCGCACCCACTGGCCGGCGTGGCGCTCATCAACCTGTCGTCGATGGACCAGATCGACGGGAAGAATCCTGATGCGCTGGCGCGATCGAACGAGGGGCTGGCGCTGCTGGTGCCGTTCGCCGACGCCTATCCGATCGCGTGGATGCAGGGCCTGTCGATCAAGGGCTATGTCCAGATCGCGCTCGGCGACGTGTCGGGCGGCGCGGATACGCTGGCGCAGGCGAGCCGATATATGGACGGCTATATCGCCCGCACCCCGGTCGACAAGCTGGACAGCGATGCACAGATGCTGCGGTCCAACATCGCCTTCACCCATGCCCAGGCGTTGACCCGGCTCGGACGGAATGCCGAGGCGGTCGAGGCGCAGAAGGCGAGCATGGAGGCGCGGATCGCCGCGGTCGGGCCGAACAGCGCCGATACCGTCGGCTCTTACTATACCTACGCGCAGATGCTCCAGCGCGCCGACCGCGACGTGGAGGCGGAAAAATATGCGCGGCTGGCGGTCGACGTGGCGACCGATCATGTCGACCGCAAGCACCCCAGCTACGCCCGCGCGCTAGAAGCGCTGGGCCTGCTGCTGTCGCGTACCGGACGGCGGATCGAAAGCCTGGACTATCTGCAGCGCGCCATAGCGATCAAGCGTGAGACGGTGGGGACGGACAGCCTCTATTTCCAGTTCGGGCTGCAAAATCTGGCATCGGTGCTGATGCCGCTGGAACGCTATGCCGATGCCGAGCCGCTGTTCATGGAGGCGGAACGCGGTTTCCGGAAGATCGAGGGAGAAAGCAGCCCGCAATCGGCGCGGGCGCTGGCGTTCGCCGCATCGGCGAGCCTGGCCGAAGGGCGGCGCGACGAGACGATCGCGCGGCTGAACACCGCGTTGTCGCGCGTGCGCGCCGGGTCGGACAAGGACCGGGACATCGGCCAGCGCGTCTATCCCTATTTGATCCTTGCCCTGATGGAAGCTGGGCGCATCGAGGATGCCCGCACCACCGCCCGCGCCTTCGCCGCCGAAACGCGACAGTTGGACAATGCGCCAGCCTTCCCGCTGGCGCAGGCGGCGATGCTGTCGGCCTGGGCCGAACAGGATGCCGGCACGCTTGGAGAGAGAACGCGGCGACTGGCCGGCGTGCTGCGCGACGGCGCGGCGATGAACGACAATGGCGAACTGACGGAGGAGCAGCGCGCCGGGCTGGACATGATATTGGCGGTGGCGGTGCAGACGCAGGATAGCGCGCTGGCGCTGGACGCCATGGCCGTGCTGGCCGGATCGCGCATCGCCCAGGCCAACCGATTGGTGGCGCAGCGGTTGATCGAACAGCCGGCACTCGCGGCACAGGTGCGCAGCCTGCAGGATAAGGTGAAGGCGCTGGAAGCGGCGGACAGCCGGCTGCTCAAGGCGCTGGCCATCGACAGCGGCGTCGCCGAAGCCCGCGCCGGTCGCGCCGCTGTGGCCGCCGATGCGGAAGCCGAGCGTGCCGCCATCGCCCGCGCCTATCCGCGCTGGGTCGAGGTACGCGGCGGTGAGCGACCGGACCTGGATAAACTCCGCGCGAGTCTGGGCAAGGAAGAAGCGTTGCTGGCGGTGATGCCGGCATTCGACGGCGTTTATATGTTGGCCGTGAGCGCAGGCGGCACACGGATCGAGCGGGCGGCAATGGACCGCGCCACCATGGTCGCGCTGGTCAACCGGCTGCGCGCCTCGCTGACCCCCACCGGCTTCGACCAGGCCGCCGCGCACAATCTCTACCAGCAAATCTTCACGCCCGGCATCCTCGCAACGCTGGGCAAGGCACGGTCTTTAAGGATCGTACCGACAGGAGCTTTCGCCTCCCTGCCCTTCGCCATGCTGCCCATGCGGCCGGTAGCGGCCGTTGGGCGCGACACGCCCTGGCTGGTCCGCCGCTTCGCGATAGAGGTGCAACCCAGCTTTGCCATCGGCACGGCCAACCGACAGCATATGGCGATGCGCGATCAACGCTTTCTGGGCATAGGCGCGCCGCAGACCTTCGCCAACGCGCCCGCCGGCCAGCCCGGCATCACCCCACGCGGCGGCGCGCTACTCGCCGCCAATCAATATTTCCGCAATGGCGGGGCGGAGGCGCGCGCCCTGGCGGAACTGCCGCCGCTGCCCGGATCGCTCGCCGAACTACAGGCAGTGGCGAACCGCTTCGGATCGAACCACACCACCTTGCTGATCGGCGCGGAGGCGAATGAGACAGCGCTGCGCACGCGCGACCTGTCGTCCTATGGCGTGATCCTGTTCGCAACCCACGGGCTGGTGAGCGGCGAGATGGAGGGTGTGACCGAACCGGCGCTGGTGCTGTCGCCGACCGGCACCGGCGACACGAACGACGACGGGTTGCTGACCGCGTCGGAAGTGGCGGCGATGCGGATCGGGGCAGACTGGGTGATCCTGTCCGCCTGCAACACGGCCACGGGCGACAATGCCCAATCCGCCGCCTATTCGGGGCTGGCCCAGGCCTTCCGCTATGCTGGCGCCGGCGCACTGCTGGTGTCGCACTGGCCGGTGCGCGACGATGCCAGCGCCTTCATCACGCTGGAGACGGTGAAGGGCGCGGATCGGGGCCTGCCGCGCGCGGTGGCGCTGCAAAAGGCGATGCTGAAACTGATCGCCTCCAAACGTCCCGACGCCACCCAACCCTATATCTGGGCGCCCTTCATCCTGATGGGCCGCTAA